A portion of the Bdellovibrionales bacterium genome contains these proteins:
- a CDS encoding dihydroorotase produces MTSKPEKLDTGTLELDLLIKGAEALLRKSQGDWQTETIDIGIRKNRIVALGSIGKVSTKKTLRAEGLTVLPGLLDTQVHFREPGFEYKEDLSSGTRGALLGGITGIFEMPNTRPSTVSALDLADKLTRAKNRAWVHYAFYLGATIDNASKLAELENLPGCCGVKIFMGSSTGSLLVADDEKLRDVLRNGHKRVAVHCEDEFRLKERKSIVETSPGNVHLHPVWRDEQTALLATKRIVALGKETGRPLHILHVTTAEEMDFLRKNKSYCTVECLPQHLSFSSPDCYDRLGTLAQMNPPIRDQRHQAALWKAVLDGTVDVLGSDHAPHTLEEKQLPYPQSPSGMTGVQTILPVMLHHMSEGRISLGRIVELMAYNPAKIWSLEGRGELKVGARADLTIVDLNKTAEIKRSWIASKSGWSPYEGLKVKGWPTIVLIEGQIAMRENEVIGSPLGSPIEFSPGIF; encoded by the coding sequence ATGACATCAAAACCTGAAAAATTAGATACTGGAACCCTGGAACTCGATCTACTTATTAAGGGCGCCGAAGCTCTGCTTAGAAAAAGCCAGGGCGATTGGCAGACAGAAACAATCGACATTGGAATTCGGAAGAATCGAATCGTTGCACTTGGTTCGATAGGCAAAGTAAGTACCAAAAAAACCTTGAGAGCTGAAGGCCTCACAGTATTGCCTGGTTTGCTGGACACTCAGGTGCATTTTCGGGAGCCTGGATTTGAATACAAGGAAGACCTCTCCTCTGGCACGCGAGGAGCCCTCTTGGGAGGCATCACCGGTATTTTTGAAATGCCAAATACCCGTCCCAGCACTGTTTCAGCACTTGATTTGGCAGATAAGCTAACCCGGGCTAAAAATCGAGCATGGGTACATTATGCATTTTACCTTGGTGCCACTATTGATAATGCATCAAAATTGGCTGAGCTTGAAAATCTTCCTGGATGTTGTGGAGTCAAAATATTTATGGGAAGTTCAACAGGCTCTCTTCTCGTCGCTGACGATGAAAAGCTCAGGGATGTTCTTCGAAATGGTCACAAACGAGTGGCCGTTCATTGTGAGGATGAATTTCGGTTGAAGGAAAGAAAATCCATTGTCGAAACTTCACCTGGAAATGTTCACCTCCACCCTGTGTGGAGGGACGAACAAACAGCCCTACTCGCAACCAAAAGAATTGTAGCCTTGGGAAAGGAAACAGGGCGGCCTCTGCATATTCTCCACGTAACCACTGCCGAGGAAATGGACTTTTTGAGAAAAAACAAAAGCTACTGCACAGTGGAGTGCCTCCCTCAACATCTCAGCTTTTCCTCGCCAGACTGTTACGATCGGCTTGGCACTCTTGCCCAAATGAACCCCCCTATCCGCGATCAACGACATCAAGCAGCTCTGTGGAAAGCTGTACTGGATGGTACCGTCGATGTACTTGGCTCAGACCACGCCCCTCATACCCTCGAAGAAAAGCAACTTCCATATCCTCAAAGTCCGTCCGGCATGACAGGCGTGCAAACAATTCTTCCCGTCATGCTTCATCATATGAGCGAGGGGCGAATCAGTCTGGGTCGAATCGTGGAACTCATGGCTTACAATCCAGCAAAAATCTGGAGTTTGGAAGGCCGAGGAGAACTAAAAGTTGGCGCCCGAGCCGATTTGACTATTGTTGACCTCAACAAGACAGCAGAGATCAAGCGTTCCTGGATTGCTTCCAAATCGGGTTGGTCCCCCTATGAGGGACTTAAAGTTAAAGGCTGGCCAACGATTGTTTTGATCGAGGGTCAAATCGCGATGCGAGAGAATGAGGTCATCGGTTCTCCCCTCGGCTCACCAATCGAATTTTCACCTGGTATTTTCTAG
- a CDS encoding class I SAM-dependent methyltransferase: protein MKKKVHRPALYGLVQVLDQSFNQGFYADKVLERHFFQNKNMGAKDRKFFAETFYDTIRWWRRLRFAMGLADDHPTCDSTTKSYSEQDFKAAVTAWCILNDYDLGPFEREGFGGDPEKIIRLWDLASPDSVRESYPDWFWAKGENELGDTWKAIAQGSNQPAPLFLRVNRLRSDPAAVKQRLGEELIQSQTVITGPDALRLPERRNVFKTKAFKEGFFEVQDLGSQLIVPFVQAEPRMRVIDACAGAGGKSLHLAALMNNRGKILCMDVHERKLKELRERSRRAGVDSIETRLIESSKTVKRLVGHADRLLLDVPCSGSGVIRRNPDSKWKMTDEECNRLIHVQREILTNYVSMVKSGGKMVYATCSVFPSENELQVKWFLENHPGWKLEDEFHRLPSPVGSDGFYGARIAKV from the coding sequence ATGAAAAAGAAAGTTCACCGCCCAGCATTGTATGGTCTCGTTCAAGTGTTGGATCAATCATTCAATCAGGGATTCTACGCTGACAAGGTTTTGGAAAGGCATTTTTTCCAGAACAAAAATATGGGAGCTAAGGACCGAAAATTTTTTGCCGAGACTTTTTACGATACGATCCGCTGGTGGAGACGCCTGAGGTTTGCTATGGGTCTTGCGGATGATCATCCTACGTGCGATAGCACGACAAAGTCATACTCTGAGCAAGATTTCAAGGCAGCGGTGACGGCCTGGTGCATATTAAATGATTATGATCTCGGTCCCTTTGAGCGAGAGGGCTTTGGTGGAGATCCTGAGAAAATTATTCGTCTTTGGGATCTTGCGAGCCCCGACTCGGTGAGGGAATCCTATCCAGACTGGTTCTGGGCAAAGGGTGAGAATGAACTGGGCGACACCTGGAAGGCCATTGCTCAAGGCTCTAATCAGCCAGCCCCCTTGTTTTTGAGGGTGAATCGGTTGCGCTCGGATCCAGCGGCAGTGAAACAGCGATTGGGGGAGGAGCTGATTCAATCCCAGACGGTCATTACCGGCCCTGACGCTCTTCGATTGCCGGAAAGGCGAAACGTCTTCAAAACCAAAGCATTCAAGGAGGGGTTCTTTGAGGTTCAGGATCTGGGTTCACAATTGATAGTTCCGTTTGTTCAGGCAGAACCAAGAATGAGGGTCATTGATGCCTGTGCTGGAGCGGGTGGGAAATCACTTCATCTTGCGGCATTGATGAATAATCGCGGCAAAATCCTCTGTATGGACGTTCATGAACGAAAACTCAAGGAACTTCGCGAAAGGTCCCGTCGAGCCGGAGTTGATTCGATTGAAACGAGATTGATTGAATCCTCCAAGACTGTGAAGCGGCTTGTTGGGCATGCGGACAGATTGCTACTTGATGTGCCTTGTTCTGGGTCCGGAGTGATTCGGCGAAATCCAGATTCTAAATGGAAAATGACGGATGAGGAGTGCAATCGGCTTATTCATGTTCAGCGGGAAATCCTGACAAATTATGTGAGCATGGTAAAATCTGGAGGCAAAATGGTTTACGCGACCTGTTCTGTTTTTCCTTCAGAGAATGAGCTTCAAGTGAAATGGTTCCTTGAGAATCATCCGGGCTGGAAATTAGAAGATGAATTTCATCGTCTGCCTTCGCCAGTTGGATCGGACGGATTTTACGGAGCTCGAATCGCTAAGGTTTAA
- the nrdR gene encoding transcriptional repressor NrdR, whose translation MRCPQCDHPESRVLDTRVQKEGEIRRRRECLLCKFRFTTGESILLNFPMVVKKDGRRESFSKEKLFRGLQRACQKRPISLSQVEQVVSRISRLVLEASEKEVPAEYIGQHVIRELRELDHVAYVRFASVYKTFRDIQEFVESLENETRAPI comes from the coding sequence ATGAGATGTCCGCAGTGCGATCACCCGGAAAGTCGGGTTTTGGACACGAGAGTTCAAAAAGAGGGCGAAATTCGCCGTCGCCGCGAGTGCCTGCTGTGTAAATTTCGATTCACAACTGGGGAATCCATTTTATTGAACTTTCCCATGGTTGTTAAGAAGGATGGACGTCGAGAATCTTTTTCAAAGGAAAAGCTCTTTCGAGGTCTTCAACGCGCCTGTCAAAAACGGCCGATCAGCTTGTCGCAGGTGGAGCAGGTAGTTTCCAGAATCTCAAGGCTAGTCCTCGAGGCTTCCGAGAAAGAAGTGCCTGCCGAATATATTGGCCAACACGTCATTCGAGAGTTGCGAGAACTGGACCATGTCGCCTATGTGCGATTTGCCAGTGTGTATAAAACATTTCGCGATATTCAGGAATTTGTAGAAAGTCTCGAAAATGAAACGCGAGCGCCCATATGA
- the nusB gene encoding transcription antitermination factor NusB, producing MRSAPIRRQSRELALQVLFQQEFAPGLDYHAGLETFRGNFAAPLEVWKYAEHLLAGIQDKREQIDQLISKSADNWSIARMALVDLNLMRIAVFEMAFSTEIVPPPVAINEALEITKKYGTNDSAKFINAVLDQIKQRDP from the coding sequence ATGAGATCAGCTCCCATTCGCCGACAGTCAAGAGAACTCGCTCTTCAGGTATTGTTTCAGCAGGAGTTCGCGCCGGGACTCGATTATCATGCTGGCCTGGAGACTTTCCGCGGAAATTTTGCGGCCCCTCTTGAAGTCTGGAAGTACGCCGAACACCTCCTGGCAGGAATTCAGGACAAAAGGGAGCAGATCGATCAACTTATTTCGAAGAGTGCAGACAATTGGTCGATAGCCAGGATGGCACTCGTCGACCTCAATTTAATGAGGATTGCCGTATTTGAGATGGCCTTTAGCACGGAGATCGTTCCGCCACCTGTCGCAATCAATGAAGCCCTGGAAATCACGAAAAAATATGGAACCAATGATTCAGCAAAGTTTATTAACGCCGTTTTGGATCAGATCAAACAACGAGATCCTTGA
- a CDS encoding kinase/pyrophosphorylase, which yields MTRPNGTIYIISDGTGETAATMIRAALVHFHDREINIVRNKNLRTEEQIESVMSEVFARQGLVVHTVVSNSLRQKIKQAAAEKGIPEIDLLGPVMTILEGYFGMVQGQEAHEAGVLRTVDEKYFKRIEAIEYTVRHDDGKILGDLDQADIVLIGISRTSKTPLSIFLSHKGWKVANVPLVINTPLPEELFKIDQRKVVGLMIDGDTLLRIRRKRLEKFGQDPGGEYASTRYIEQEMEYAQALFKKNRKWPVFNVTDRALEETAAEILRIVASRMDLPYDQML from the coding sequence ATGACTCGACCAAACGGAACTATTTATATAATTTCTGATGGAACTGGGGAAACTGCTGCCACCATGATTCGAGCTGCCCTTGTGCATTTTCACGACAGAGAAATCAATATTGTGCGCAACAAGAATCTCAGAACCGAAGAACAAATAGAGAGTGTGATGAGCGAGGTCTTTGCTCGCCAAGGATTGGTTGTCCACACGGTTGTTAGCAACTCTTTGAGACAAAAAATAAAACAAGCCGCAGCCGAAAAAGGCATCCCAGAAATCGACCTGTTGGGTCCAGTCATGACTATTCTGGAAGGGTATTTTGGGATGGTACAAGGGCAGGAGGCTCATGAGGCAGGGGTTCTCCGCACCGTGGATGAAAAATATTTTAAACGTATTGAAGCCATCGAATACACGGTTCGACATGACGATGGAAAAATTCTTGGTGATCTGGATCAGGCCGACATTGTTCTGATCGGAATCAGCCGTACGAGTAAAACACCCTTATCAATTTTTCTTAGCCATAAAGGTTGGAAAGTAGCTAACGTCCCTCTTGTGATAAATACTCCCCTCCCAGAAGAATTATTTAAAATAGACCAACGCAAAGTCGTTGGACTCATGATTGACGGAGACACTTTGCTCCGAATCAGACGCAAGCGTCTGGAAAAGTTTGGCCAGGACCCTGGAGGAGAATACGCTAGCACACGTTATATTGAACAAGAAATGGAGTACGCCCAAGCGCTCTTCAAGAAAAATCGCAAATGGCCTGTGTTTAACGTTACCGATCGAGCTCTTGAAGAAACAGCCGCAGAAATCCTTCGCATCGTCGCCTCTCGGATGGATCTCCCCTACGATCAAATGCTCTAG
- a CDS encoding LysR family transcriptional regulator produces the protein MNLQQLTTFCAVLSEGSMTAAADKLFLTQPAVSQQIRNLEEELGVELLVRGVRQVKSTIQGQMLYDYAKRILFLTQQAEVSIRTMSQEISGDLRIGTLNSIGLYMISPIIGMFLKHNSRLKIKLVYGTGDKIISEMRSKNINIAILPDLKKEYGIEFEHFEKRFLFKDEMWLVGSGRDTSLPSNVDLGHLGSRPLVSFAEKYPSFRMSIEKKFHEVGVDPEVVFESDNVGTLKRVIESGLGWGFLPAHSIRKQVKTNRLTQIETEDFKYSVNVNMYSQKLSEIGPMVDVFFRALQHGFG, from the coding sequence ATGAATTTGCAACAGCTCACGACTTTTTGTGCCGTATTGAGCGAGGGGAGTATGACTGCAGCTGCAGATAAACTATTTCTCACGCAGCCTGCTGTCAGTCAGCAGATTCGAAATCTTGAGGAAGAGCTGGGAGTTGAACTGTTGGTGAGAGGTGTTCGTCAGGTTAAATCAACTATTCAGGGACAAATGCTCTATGATTACGCAAAAAGAATTTTGTTTTTAACCCAACAAGCGGAAGTGTCCATCAGAACAATGTCGCAGGAGATTTCTGGTGATTTGCGAATTGGCACGCTCAATTCAATTGGACTTTATATGATTAGTCCTATCATTGGAATGTTTCTCAAACACAATTCGCGGTTAAAAATTAAACTTGTATATGGGACAGGTGACAAAATTATTAGTGAGATGAGAAGTAAGAATATTAACATTGCGATTCTTCCAGACTTAAAGAAGGAATATGGAATTGAGTTTGAGCATTTTGAAAAGAGATTTCTCTTTAAAGACGAAATGTGGCTGGTCGGCTCAGGTCGTGACACCTCTTTGCCATCAAATGTTGATTTGGGGCATCTTGGGTCCCGACCGCTTGTCTCTTTTGCCGAAAAGTATCCTTCGTTTAGGATGAGCATTGAAAAGAAATTTCATGAAGTTGGAGTTGATCCTGAAGTTGTTTTTGAGTCGGACAACGTCGGAACTCTCAAACGAGTGATTGAATCGGGGTTAGGTTGGGGTTTTCTCCCTGCTCACAGCATTCGCAAGCAAGTCAAAACGAATCGCCTCACGCAAATCGAAACCGAGGATTTCAAATATTCAGTTAACGTAAACATGTATTCACAAAAACTGAGTGAGATCGGCCCGATGGTTGACGTATTTTTTAGAGCTTTGCAGCACGGATTTGGATAG
- a CDS encoding S8 family serine peptidase produces MKGATKIHPIHLSTLHAGAIGLGLLLASCNATRLQDHKQIRHSAPGSANEVGTIVKGVDESQVVDLLNEQPQARARVINKNHGIFEIFTVEKEALESKWPKSKLSRNSFFHIFEPDPNALSLKQRIHLLNNTSNTDIAPQEKIRPCEASLEEPTARINVIETSEELSDQVMNLGGSFTLTAEKSTPHALHISTLRTGWLVTTPASSKIGQQAIFGNSLNYKPDAYGAYNFLMVVQDDRNVCAVTNFELVVTGNQAYVGRGLPVEDLLSKVDRGQFLHLLDLRAEEAQAESVAQGEGIVIAVIDTGVNYNHPALLKNIWTNEREIPGNGIDDDSNGQTDDLVGYDFVNGDEWPFDDHGHGSHVSGLAASSLFGVAPRAQIMSLKALGPQGGDVASLVGAIYYAVDNGARILNMSLGTYGSPDALLVGAMDYAKAKDVVVVAAAGNGHPLLGTGVDTDQMANYPSALPHDNIIAVAAKDSNPAHVLAPYSNYGINSVDVAAPGGNSPENLLTSCYLDNPLGILFMGMVGTSMAAPNVSGVIALMLSLNPYLNSAQVKEILLTTGQQSSDLAKLIRSGRYMDAFEAVQASKWSLPGKVTQAK; encoded by the coding sequence ATGAAAGGGGCTACAAAGATACATCCGATTCATCTATCAACTCTTCACGCCGGAGCGATTGGTCTGGGTCTACTTTTGGCTTCCTGTAATGCGACTCGCCTTCAGGACCACAAGCAGATTCGCCATTCGGCCCCAGGGAGTGCAAATGAGGTTGGTACAATCGTCAAAGGAGTTGATGAGAGCCAAGTGGTCGATCTCCTCAACGAGCAACCACAAGCCCGCGCAAGGGTCATCAATAAAAATCACGGAATCTTCGAGATTTTTACCGTCGAGAAAGAAGCGCTTGAAAGTAAATGGCCAAAATCAAAACTGAGTCGAAATAGTTTCTTTCACATTTTTGAACCAGACCCGAATGCTCTTTCCCTGAAACAAAGAATTCATTTGTTGAACAACACATCGAACACGGACATTGCTCCGCAGGAGAAAATAAGACCTTGTGAAGCAAGTCTTGAAGAGCCAACAGCAAGGATCAATGTTATTGAGACCTCAGAAGAGCTCTCAGATCAAGTCATGAACTTGGGAGGATCCTTCACGCTCACAGCAGAAAAAAGTACGCCTCATGCACTTCACATCTCAACTCTCCGTACCGGCTGGCTGGTGACAACTCCGGCGAGTTCTAAGATCGGGCAACAGGCCATTTTTGGCAACTCACTGAACTATAAACCTGATGCCTATGGTGCTTACAACTTCCTCATGGTTGTTCAAGATGATCGCAATGTTTGTGCTGTAACCAATTTTGAATTGGTCGTCACCGGAAATCAGGCCTACGTTGGTCGGGGTCTGCCTGTAGAAGACCTCCTCAGCAAAGTCGATCGAGGACAGTTTCTTCATCTTTTGGACTTGAGAGCTGAAGAAGCACAAGCAGAGTCTGTCGCTCAAGGAGAGGGAATTGTGATTGCTGTGATCGACACCGGCGTGAATTACAATCATCCTGCACTTCTAAAAAATATCTGGACCAACGAAAGGGAAATTCCTGGAAACGGAATCGACGACGATAGCAACGGCCAAACTGATGATCTTGTTGGCTATGATTTCGTGAACGGAGACGAGTGGCCCTTTGACGACCATGGCCACGGAAGCCATGTCAGCGGCCTGGCAGCCTCCTCCTTATTCGGAGTAGCTCCACGAGCTCAGATTATGTCATTGAAGGCGCTTGGTCCGCAGGGCGGTGATGTTGCGAGTCTTGTTGGCGCCATTTACTATGCAGTCGATAACGGTGCGCGAATCCTTAACATGTCCCTTGGGACCTATGGATCACCGGATGCACTCTTGGTTGGTGCCATGGACTACGCAAAAGCCAAAGATGTTGTGGTTGTGGCTGCCGCTGGAAATGGACATCCACTTTTAGGAACTGGAGTTGATACAGATCAGATGGCAAACTATCCATCTGCGCTTCCTCATGATAATATCATTGCTGTTGCCGCCAAGGACTCAAACCCAGCTCATGTCCTTGCCCCCTACTCCAATTATGGCATCAACTCAGTCGACGTTGCAGCACCAGGAGGAAACTCTCCCGAAAATCTCCTTACATCCTGCTATCTCGACAATCCTCTTGGCATTCTGTTCATGGGAATGGTCGGGACCTCGATGGCGGCTCCAAATGTGTCGGGAGTGATTGCCCTCATGTTGAGTTTAAATCCTTATTTGAATTCAGCTCAAGTAAAGGAGATCTTGCTCACAACAGGGCAACAATCTTCAGACTTAGCTAAGCTGATCCGCTCCGGCAGATACATGGATGCATTTGAAGCTGTTCAGGCAAGCAAATGGTCTCTGCCCGGAAAGGTGACCCAGGCCAAGTAA
- a CDS encoding insulinase family protein: protein MKIIVGIVLICIFEPLLFGCALTGKMGSGGGKTGQFELRPYREVTLSNGLKVLLVEDKTLPYFSMKLLVRAGASADPIANSGVASIVGELLNKGSAKRDAMQLADAMGDIASSLDVEVGQDFTLIGASTLAPYRQALMQNFSEMVTEPSFAGAEVRRVQKQVLSALQKTVDDPSDFAEVMFDSFLYGTHPYARRVLGRKHDVQRVRRKNIIKYYLAYYRPNNAQLAVVGHLGPDIIGELEGAFKAWTSRDQKIASFPEVPPVKGVQIQLIDKGDLAQTQIRIGHPGIKRTDPDFLKLRVANMILGGAFRSRLVDEIRDRRGLTYSISSEFDARLDKGPFTISTFTRNDKVGETVGETLKVVQEFRDRGVSEKEVEEAQALLRGMFPRALETAEKTAQSLLALRFYGVPDSYLTNYLSDIGKISTEEVNEVVKKHLRPDGLKVLVYGSKSKILDQLRPIGVVQVMSYKEFIN from the coding sequence GGTTTAAAGGTCCTCTTGGTCGAAGATAAGACTCTGCCCTATTTCAGCATGAAACTTCTGGTGCGTGCGGGAGCAAGTGCTGACCCAATAGCGAATTCTGGAGTCGCTTCAATCGTTGGGGAATTACTCAATAAGGGCTCGGCGAAACGTGATGCCATGCAGTTGGCCGATGCGATGGGGGATATTGCTTCCTCACTTGATGTTGAAGTCGGTCAGGATTTTACATTGATTGGGGCGAGTACTTTGGCTCCCTATCGTCAGGCCTTGATGCAGAATTTTTCCGAAATGGTGACGGAGCCTTCATTTGCAGGGGCGGAAGTTCGCCGAGTTCAAAAGCAGGTTCTTTCGGCTCTCCAAAAAACAGTTGATGATCCATCGGATTTTGCAGAAGTGATGTTTGATTCATTTCTCTATGGGACTCATCCCTATGCGCGGCGAGTGTTGGGAAGAAAGCATGACGTTCAGAGAGTGCGTCGGAAGAATATAATTAAATATTACCTTGCTTATTATCGACCCAACAATGCCCAGCTTGCCGTTGTTGGCCATTTGGGTCCTGATATTATCGGCGAGCTAGAAGGTGCTTTCAAAGCCTGGACCTCTCGAGATCAAAAAATTGCAAGTTTTCCAGAGGTTCCACCAGTAAAGGGAGTTCAAATACAGTTGATTGATAAGGGAGATTTAGCTCAAACACAGATTCGCATAGGTCATCCCGGAATCAAACGCACGGATCCTGATTTTTTGAAATTACGTGTGGCAAATATGATTTTAGGGGGAGCTTTCCGTAGCAGATTGGTCGATGAAATCCGAGATCGTCGCGGTCTCACTTATTCCATCAGTTCTGAATTCGACGCCCGATTAGATAAGGGACCTTTCACCATTTCAACTTTCACGCGCAATGACAAAGTTGGAGAAACAGTCGGAGAGACCTTGAAGGTCGTTCAGGAGTTTCGCGATAGAGGGGTGAGCGAAAAGGAAGTTGAGGAAGCCCAGGCTCTTCTTCGGGGAATGTTTCCGAGGGCCCTTGAAACTGCCGAAAAAACTGCTCAATCTCTTTTGGCTCTTCGATTTTATGGGGTTCCTGATTCGTATCTAACGAATTATCTGAGCGACATCGGCAAGATAAGCACGGAAGAGGTGAATGAGGTTGTTAAGAAACACCTCAGGCCCGATGGTCTTAAGGTTTTAGTGTATGGTTCGAAAAGTAAGATTCTAGATCAACTCCGTCCAATCGGAGTGGTTCAGGTGATGAGCTACAAAGAGTTTATCAACTGA